A stretch of Candidatus Anaeroferrophillus wilburensis DNA encodes these proteins:
- a CDS encoding sugar phosphate isomerase/epimerase, translating into MEQLYVTTPVAHLIQAFETFPDLAVAPEIFINANDLRQPDTLASFHAIARRLQDLEMSCTIHGPFIDLSPGGFDPDVVALTNKRFLQTFELAAIIHPRVVVFHSGYDRWKYALNLSLWLENSKRFWTPLLEEAEKTNTFIALENIFEVSPIGLKTLFEALDSPRLGACFDVGHWHLFGTTTLDEWLTVLGPHIFAFHLHDNAGEADDHLVPGEGTIDFMALKQHTSALQIKPLSYTFEPHNRQDIARGVAWFRQNYGL; encoded by the coding sequence ATGGAACAGCTATATGTGACGACACCGGTGGCACACTTGATCCAGGCATTCGAGACCTTTCCCGATTTGGCTGTGGCGCCGGAAATTTTTATCAACGCGAACGATTTGCGGCAGCCTGATACGCTTGCTTCTTTTCATGCTATTGCCCGCCGCTTGCAGGATCTGGAGATGTCCTGCACCATCCATGGACCATTTATCGATCTGTCGCCTGGCGGATTTGATCCGGATGTCGTTGCTCTTACCAATAAACGCTTTCTCCAAACCTTTGAGCTGGCTGCTATCATTCATCCCCGGGTTGTGGTTTTTCATTCCGGCTATGATCGCTGGAAATATGCCTTAAACCTGTCTCTGTGGCTGGAAAACAGCAAGCGTTTCTGGACACCGCTTCTTGAGGAGGCAGAAAAGACAAATACCTTTATTGCCCTGGAAAACATCTTTGAAGTATCGCCCATCGGCCTGAAGACCCTCTTTGAAGCCTTGGATTCGCCGCGCTTAGGGGCTTGTTTTGACGTCGGCCACTGGCATCTTTTCGGGACAACTACCCTAGACGAGTGGCTGACCGTGCTGGGGCCTCATATTTTTGCGTTTCATCTCCACGACAATGCCGGTGAGGCTGACGATCATCTGGTCCCCGGCGAAGGTACCATCGATTTTATGGCCTTGAAGCAGCACACTTCCGCTCTGCAGATCAAACCATTATCCTATACGTTCGAACCCCACAATCGGCAGGATATTGCCCGTGGTGTTGCCTGGTTTAGACAGAACTATGGACTATAA
- a CDS encoding TIGR03960 family B12-binding radical SAM protein — translation MDYKLLGGVSRPGRYLNHEINAVHKEPGPDRLHLALAFPDVYEIGMSHYGFLLLYQLLNRRQEFFCERVFAPWSDFAANLRSCQTHLFSLETKTPLAQFDLIGFSLQYEMSYTNVLTMLELAGIPLEAEQRTGLPLVIAGGPSMVNPEPIAPLFDAILVGDGEEAFPQMAQVVLQGKQRGAGKEKLLAELAAVEGVYVPSFFSMMWHDDRLADIVCRKPGYETVRRRIFSDLQQEALPDAPPVPLITVVHDRLALEISRGCTRGCRFCQAGMIYRPVRERPVSQLIESAIACRRHTGIDELSLLSLSVGDYSQLLPLVTGLKAAFAGEQVQFSFPSVRAGLLSDELLQALKGGRQGGFTIAPEAGTQRLRDVINKGLTEEEILETASRLFANGWDLLKLYFMIGLPTETDADLQGIIDLCRQVLAMARHKRQRLNVSVSTFVPKAHTPFQWERQIGLAETRRRQQFLYEGLRSVKRLQVKCHDGRLSMLEGIFSRGDRRLWPVLREAHRLGCRFDAWSDQFDYAAWQTAFSNCSRDLETLAGRGFGEDEMLPWDHIRTGVTDAFLRAELVRAKHLEPTPDCRQSGCQECGVCQPATGISLKIQPSANVPLTVSPASAGPPAEPETWSYLLAYRRDKQLAFLSHLETVTLFVRGLQRLGVRLAYSHGFHPHPRLSFAHALPLGLASEEEFLECRTLEPLELETLADHWVRRMPAGLQLISCMLQSSRLPALDRRLAGCRYRLQSLSAEVQQRLAERVLQELPLATLPFVRRKKGKAVTVDFAPHILKLEQPAPDLFTITVQVVNGRNPNIYDLVSALMGSDERQDAGYEVIKESSMLSDGSNGRAYGS, via the coding sequence ATGGACTATAAATTGTTGGGCGGGGTGAGCCGTCCAGGCCGCTATCTTAATCATGAAATAAATGCCGTGCACAAGGAGCCAGGGCCAGATCGTCTGCATCTGGCCCTGGCGTTTCCCGATGTCTATGAAATCGGCATGTCCCATTATGGGTTTCTCCTCCTTTATCAGCTCCTGAATCGACGGCAGGAGTTCTTTTGTGAGCGGGTTTTTGCCCCCTGGAGTGATTTTGCTGCCAACCTGCGCAGCTGCCAGACGCACCTGTTTTCCCTTGAAACCAAAACCCCTCTGGCCCAATTCGATCTCATTGGTTTTTCTCTGCAGTATGAGATGTCCTACACTAATGTTCTGACAATGCTGGAACTGGCCGGCATACCGTTGGAGGCAGAACAGCGTACCGGTCTGCCATTGGTTATTGCCGGTGGTCCCAGTATGGTCAACCCGGAACCCATCGCCCCGCTGTTCGACGCGATTTTGGTTGGGGATGGTGAGGAAGCCTTTCCCCAAATGGCTCAGGTGGTGCTGCAGGGCAAGCAGCGCGGTGCCGGGAAAGAGAAGCTGCTGGCAGAGTTGGCGGCGGTAGAGGGGGTCTATGTGCCCTCTTTTTTTTCCATGATGTGGCATGATGACCGTTTGGCGGATATTGTTTGCCGGAAACCGGGGTATGAGACGGTGCGCCGGCGGATTTTCAGTGACTTGCAGCAGGAAGCACTTCCTGATGCACCGCCGGTACCGCTGATTACGGTGGTCCATGACCGGCTGGCCTTGGAGATTTCCCGCGGCTGTACCCGAGGATGCCGCTTCTGCCAAGCCGGGATGATCTATCGGCCGGTACGGGAGCGACCAGTAAGCCAGTTGATCGAGAGTGCTATCGCCTGCCGCCGGCATACCGGTATTGATGAACTCTCGCTGCTCTCCCTGAGCGTTGGTGACTACAGCCAACTGCTGCCGTTGGTTACCGGTCTCAAAGCGGCCTTTGCCGGTGAACAGGTGCAGTTTTCCTTTCCTTCCGTGCGGGCCGGGCTGCTCAGCGATGAATTGCTCCAGGCGTTGAAAGGCGGTCGCCAGGGTGGGTTTACCATTGCCCCGGAAGCCGGTACTCAGCGTCTTCGGGATGTCATTAATAAGGGGCTCACCGAAGAGGAAATTCTTGAAACCGCCAGCCGGCTGTTTGCCAACGGCTGGGACTTGTTAAAGCTGTACTTTATGATTGGCCTGCCGACGGAAACCGATGCCGATCTGCAGGGCATTATCGATCTCTGCCGCCAGGTGCTGGCTATGGCGCGGCACAAGCGTCAGCGGCTCAATGTTTCCGTTTCCACGTTTGTTCCCAAGGCCCATACGCCTTTCCAATGGGAGAGGCAGATTGGTCTTGCAGAAACCAGGCGCCGCCAGCAGTTCCTCTACGAGGGGCTTCGTTCTGTCAAGCGGCTGCAGGTGAAATGTCATGACGGCCGTTTGAGTATGCTGGAGGGGATTTTCAGCCGCGGCGACCGCCGGCTCTGGCCGGTTTTACGGGAAGCCCACCGGCTAGGCTGCCGCTTTGATGCTTGGAGTGATCAGTTTGACTATGCCGCCTGGCAAACCGCTTTCAGCAATTGTTCTCGTGACCTGGAAACTCTGGCCGGCAGAGGATTTGGGGAGGATGAAATGCTTCCCTGGGACCATATCAGAACCGGTGTTACGGATGCATTTCTCCGGGCAGAACTGGTACGGGCAAAACATCTGGAGCCGACCCCTGATTGCCGGCAGAGCGGCTGCCAGGAATGCGGCGTCTGCCAGCCGGCAACGGGCATCAGCCTCAAAATCCAGCCCAGTGCAAACGTGCCATTGACTGTCTCGCCAGCTTCTGCCGGCCCGCCGGCAGAGCCTGAAACCTGGAGTTATCTGCTGGCCTATCGCCGGGATAAGCAATTAGCCTTTCTTTCTCATCTGGAAACGGTGACGTTGTTTGTCCGGGGTTTGCAGCGCCTGGGAGTACGGCTGGCCTATTCCCATGGGTTCCATCCCCATCCCCGTTTGAGCTTTGCCCATGCCCTGCCTCTTGGTCTGGCCAGTGAAGAGGAATTCCTGGAGTGCAGAACGCTGGAGCCTTTAGAGCTGGAGACTCTGGCTGACCACTGGGTGAGGCGCATGCCTGCCGGGTTGCAGCTGATCTCCTGCATGCTGCAGTCGTCCCGGCTGCCAGCTCTTGACCGGCGGCTTGCCGGTTGCCGGTATCGTCTTCAGAGTCTGTCAGCCGAGGTGCAGCAGCGGCTGGCGGAGCGTGTCCTGCAGGAGCTGCCCTTGGCAACCTTGCCTTTTGTCCGTCGAAAAAAGGGCAAGGCGGTGACCGTTGACTTTGCGCCGCATATTCTTAAGCTGGAACAGCCGGCTCCTGACCTGTTCACGATTACCGTTCAGGTTGTCAATGGTCGCAACCCCAATATTTACGATCTGGTGTCCGCCCTGATGGGGAGTGATGAACGTCAGGACGCGGGTTATGAAGTAATAAAAGAGAGCAGTATGCTCAGTGATGGCAGCAACGGGAGGGCATATGGCAGCTGA